In Topomyia yanbarensis strain Yona2022 chromosome 2, ASM3024719v1, whole genome shotgun sequence, one DNA window encodes the following:
- the LOC131683268 gene encoding uncharacterized protein LOC131683268: MVNKFPNAYHLTNDEVDYELIIRGRLEETGWDLEAKCQILGKLFRNDGRRNRDYPSHNSLYKEYDYILAKVDFFGRMLDRFPDERVVSRLKHYLMRVARSKTPDVTSVRMQSDLMNYIRSIIDGSDEKRSPIKQSKKGVSEIRTERERPLVHNAYAVDVEMSEGKEWEFSDDSRLEPLFFQSLDPSAEETRQQFSQRQLLDRIAELELEIAEANRANEGIHLDTVPNGEGSTYEHSPADELCETCSIKFGGQEICSRIVLDGKADVLLQSEVKDSLNVNITGARDGLTLQVSPVESMSENIVGENGFRRIADKNSSESGKESVERLSVRSTDEIVEPRRTLLEMTKIDRDFGKQDRVPSIVVIESCPIRRRRVLVSDGRAFCRLRDSLATEDVQSRNQKTFYKKSGNANYVINPGKERTPVNNLEQSGKGKVHVFALAFKYVLADAKWVKGAHCYDIEDLSGKRPTILNFKYRRKLYPPNSSLSPT; the protein is encoded by the coding sequence ATGGTGAATAAATTCCCTAACGCGTACCACCTGACAAACGATGAGGTGGATTATGAATTGATAATTCGGGGTAGATTAGAGGAGACAGGATGGGATCTGGAGgccaaatgtcaaattttaggGAAACTTTTTCGAAACGATGGCCGAAGGAATCGGGACTACCCTTCCCATAATTCATTATACAAGGAATACGACTATATTTTGGCGAAGGtggatttttttggaaggatgtTGGATCGATTTCCTGATGAAAGGGTTGTTTCTCGCCTCAAGCATTATTTGATGAGAGTGGCGAGAAGCAAAACACCCGATGTTACGTCGGTAAGAATGCAAAGTGATCTCATGAACTACATTCGCTCAATCATAGATGGGTCTGACGAAAAGAGGAGTCCCATTAAGCAGAGTAAGAAGGGTGTTTCAGAAATACGAACAGAACGCGAACGACCGTTGGTACACAATGCTTACGCGGTAGATGTCGAAATGTCAGAGGGCAAAGAGTGGGAGTTTTCGGACGATTCGCGGTTAGAGCCTTTATTTTTCCAATCGCTTGACCCGTCTGCAGAGGAAACTCGACAGCAATTTAGTCAAAGGCAGTTGTTGGACCGGATAGCTGAACTAGAGCTTGAGATCGCGGAAGCGAACAGAGCAAATGAGGGGATTCACTTGGATACAGTGCCAAATGGGGAAGGCAGTACTTATGAGCATAGTCCCGCTGATGAACTATGTGAAACTTGTTCTATAAAGTTTGGGGGGCAGGAAATCTGTTCGCGTATCGTTTTGGATGGTAAAGCGGATGTCCTGCTACAATCTGAGGTCAAGGATAGCCTGAACGTCAATATTACTGGGGCACGAGACGGTTTGACATTACAAGTCAGTCCGGTGGAAAGTATGAGTGAAAACATTGTAGGCGAAAATGGGTTTCGGAGAATTGCCGACAAAAATTCGTCTGAAAGTGGCAAGGAATCTGTCGAACGGTTGTCTGTACGTTCGACTGATGAAATCGTCGAACCGCGAAGGACGTTACTAGAGATGACGAAGATCGACCGAGATTTTGGAAAACAGGACAGAGTTCCATCGATAGTTGTGATCGAGTCATGTCCAATACGACGACGAAGGGTTTTGGTCTCAGACGGTCGTGCGTTCTGCCGCCTTCGAGATTCACTCGCTACTGAGGATGTTCAGTCGAGAAACCAGaaaacgttctacaaaaagtctGGCAATGCTAATTATGTCATCAACCCTGGGAAAGAAAGGACTCCTGTGAACAATTTGGAGCAATCGGGCAAAGGAAAAGTTCATGTTTTTGCGTTAGCATTTAAATACGTGCTGGCTGATGCAAAGTGGGTTAAGGGAGCACATTGCTACGACATTGAGGATTTGAGTGGGAAGCGGCCTACGATACTCAACTTCAAATACCGCAGAAAACTCTACCCACCCAATTCCTCCCTCTCTCCCACTTaa